A region from the Lycium barbarum isolate Lr01 chromosome 8, ASM1917538v2, whole genome shotgun sequence genome encodes:
- the LOC132607501 gene encoding zinc finger A20 and AN1 domain-containing stress-associated protein 8-like codes for MESSKETGCQAPEGPILCINNCGFFGSATTMNMCSKCHKDMILKQEQTKFAATSIENIVNGSSSSNDKGPVVTGAINVQPGSAELKVISTEASSDLSSGSSSEVKPKEGPTRCTTCRKRVGLTGFNCKCGNLFCAAHRYSEKHDCPYDYKNAGRDAIAKANPVVVAEKLNRI; via the coding sequence ATGGAGTCTTCCAAAGAGACAGGATGCCAAGCTCCAGAAGGTCCCATCCTTTGCATCAACAACTGCGGGTTCTTTGGTAGTGCAACCACCATGAATATGTGTTCCAAGTGTCACAAGGATATGATACTGAAGCAGGAACAGACTAAATTTGCAGCTACATCAATCGAAAACATTGTAAACGGAAGCTCTAGCAGCAATGACAAAGGGCCTGTTGTCACTGGTGCGATCAATGTGCAACCAGGATCAGCAGAACTAAAGGTTATCTCTACAGAAGCTTCTTCAGATTTATCCTCAGGTTCAAGTTCAGAGGTGAAGCCAAAAGAGGGCCCAACTAGGTGCACTACTTGCCGCAAGCGTGTGGGTTTAACGGGGTTCAATTGCAAGTGTGGAAACCTTTTCTGTGCAGCTCATCGTTATTCTGAGAAGCACGACTgcccttatgattataagaatgctGGTCGGGATGCTATTGCTAAGGCAAATCCTGTTGTTGTGGCGGAAAAGCTAAACAGGATCTAG